The stretch of DNA TCCGTTGCAAAAATCGTCGCAAAAATCAACGTCGTAAAATATTGCGACTGTGACATGTTCTGAGaaactagcgacggtttagacAAAAATCGTCCCCAACTTAGCGACGAATATGACCCAAACTGTCGCTACTTAGCGACAGTGTATAAATAAACCGTTTCTAATAAGTGACAATTTTGTCAAAAACAGTTgttaattagcgacagttttctaaacaaccgtcgctacttaCCGACGGTTTCTTCTAAAACTGTCGCTCATTAACGACGATTGTTTTCATATTCTATCGCTAATTGTTtcgtttttataaaaaaaatgttgttttatactttcttaaaataaattttatttttaaaattatttatacaaatttttaaataatctaCTCAACTCATCTAAATAATGGTtttcaaatttataaataatgtaTGAAACAATTAAATCTTCCCGAtaataagtaaaaaaaaattgcttAAGAGGAAAAATATATTACATAGGTGAAAAAGGTGTGATAAAATGGACCGAAACGCTCAAATTTATAGACAAGTTGCGACGATTGTTTTTAGAAACTGTCGCTATcgctatttaaatgtattagcgacgattttacgAGAAATTGTCGCTAATAGTGACGGTTCCGCCGAGTTAAATCGGCGACGAATCATAAAATTGTCGCTACGGAAAAAAAATCGCTAATTATAGCGACAGTTGTTACTTGTGGCAAACGGTttataaatttgtatatatGGCACAGAAGGAACGACTCAAATCCTCGGGGACTAAAGTGGCCAATGGTTTATAAAAATGTATAGATATCTCCAtcctaattattttttaaagatatagaattttatatttcaaataaattttttatttaaattatattgaagtGGAATCTCACATGATCACAAATTTTCcactaattaattattattttagttatttttcgTAATAATACTGAAAGGACATTCAACAATGGTGACATATTgatattgtatatatattttttggctgaaatatttatattcattttattggcagaaatatttatattaagatTTAAACAGTGGTCCACATTCGTGAATAATTAAAGCACAGGAAAATGTGAGACAAAAAAACAAGGAAATACAATTCACCATTCGTCACTTAAATGCCAATATCTCCATAACCAAATTAGTTCATACAATTTTTGGTTTTCCATTTTCGGGTTGTTTGACATAATAAAGTGAGACATATTTCCATCATTGTCTCAATGTCACCATTAAAAGATATGGTGCACACTTCCTTTGTTTTACGAGTAGCTCTCACTCTACAAAAACAATACTTTTGACATaagaatattttttcatgatctTTGTCAGGTCAGGgatttgtttcacaaaataaacttgtgagacgatctcataagAGTTTTGTATTGATCAATTACTATGTCGAACTTTTTTTAAAAGCAAAATGGGCAATTGATTTATTTTGTTGAGTAGTTAGTAATATGATTAATTCAACATGTACGCGACTGTAAAATGTGATATGAATCAGAAATTCGATTATTTTAGTATAAATTTTGATTCCAAAACAATGGTAGATGGCCCATTAGTTTTGGTGCAATGCTATTTTTCAGTCCAGAGAAAAGGCCCACAACCATTTCATAAATATTCTCTCATATTCCAAGAATTttaattctttattttttgGCGTTAGAAccaaatattatgatttatgcttaATTTGATCCTCATTCAGACAATAATAATAACTGAAAGCTAGCCAAAACTAACAACTGTGAGCTCTTTACATGGCGGCCTTCCTCGAAGGAAACACAAacaataataaatttgaaaaataagatAAGATTTGAGTCTGATCTCAGATCATCGTCAATCATTGTAATTCACAACGCACTCTGCTATATTACACAAATTTTATACATAGTTTCATAGCATCGGAACGACATTTGATTGGCACGAGGATTCTTGTTTTTATATTCAGATTCTTGAAGCTCCAAGTACCTACGCAACTTCCATGTTAGATGGTTTTGTGCCGCATTCTCCGACGAGTTTGGATTTCGATTTTACTGCTCTTGATGTTCCTGACGAATGAGAAGAACTAGACTTTGGCGAGGAAGAAGATTTTGATTTCTTCCGTTTCTGCTTTTTCTTGATGCTAGGCAGTTCCGCAGATGGTATGTCTTTTAACATATCAGAACCTGATTGCAGCCTCACCGATTCTCCATAATCTGTCAACAAGTTAGAAATGCAAAATAATCCATCATATGAGTGCTTCAGTCCAAATTAAAACACACTTTGAAATATGCATCTAACAGATGATCCTACCGCATAATTCGGCATGGtagcgatatatatatatatatatatatatatatatatatatatatatataatttaaataaatatttttcgatGTATATAACTCATGTTTCAAATGCCTAGCATTAGCTATCAAGAACCAGTGGAGTAAACAAATTCAACAATCTCAACTCATGGATTGCTGGAACTGGAACTGATGATATATTTGAAAAGTTAATTCTAACATAAATTATATCATTCGAATACTTAGATCATAAAATAATACTTCTAGATCGCTGCACCACAAAGATTCGCAAGAGCAAATGTCGCGCATACATGATCAACAATGAATAATCGATTGTCATTCATTTCAATCCTTAACTAGTTGACTAGAAGGTTAACTTCAAATCTCTTTTTTACTTGTGATATCAAACTTCAGTTGATCAAGGAGCATAGTTGGAGAAACAACTACTAAAAGTACGTGAGAATAACactaatttcaaaattttgagatCAAAGGAAGTAGGCTAATGTAATTACATGTCGTGTTGGACAGGCTAATGGGAGTATCAAGGTGTATAAATGTTGGTCGTGTACCACGCAACGAGAACCAGATGTCATATAAGTTACGCTTGCGAGAGCAAGAAACCTTCTTTTCTGATCATATTACAATATCACTAACTCCCAAAACTCGAGCTTGTAAAAATTGGGACATCTAGATCTTTATGTTAAAAAGGCCAAGTGGTTTGCCGCCCCATATGCTCGACCACAAAgggaaaaaagaagaagagaaatTTAATGCTCAAATTTTTGACAGATTCCAATCAACATTAAAACATCTCGTGAACAATCAGCCAAAAATCTATCTCCAATTATCAGTAAAAGAATCTTTTTTAACTTCATCCCTTTTGTTAAAAAAAGAGTCTAGAAGTACAACAATACATAGGACAATTTTAGCATTTTCCATTCAAAAGTGCAACCCGTGACATATTTTTATTCATGCTTGAAAAGGGACTCTGTTCATGGTGAACAGATCTACAGATCGTTTCTTGAATTATGGAGCACTGTCTATAATTACTCGAACAATTCAACGTACTTGTCAACAACTAACCTTGAGATGACCATGGAGAAAGTGCAGAGCCCGAATTGCCAATCGACGTTGCCGTGAAATCAGGCACAGTCCTGAATTCATTCATCTACAGATCAACgaacaaacaaacaagtcaaAGCTTTTCAATTCAAGAACAATATAGAAAGTATCTGAATAAAAAGCTATGCACAAGCAAACAAGACCAAGTTAACGGATCAACATACCCAAGTAGGTGCACTCCCAGAATGGCCATCCCAGCCAATATGTGCCACATGCTTAACATCAGTTGGGTACCCGATCTCAATCTCTCGCTCCTTCACAACTTCAAAGATCCAATCACTATAAATATCAGCAAGATGAAATGCAAAGCCTTCCAACTCAAAACCCCACATATCCAGGACGGTCAAATGAGGGAAGGTCAGGGGACGATTTCTTGTATTAGGGTGATCGGAACACTTACTTTTATAAAATTAGCATTCGAAAGATCAAATTTTATTCCCACCTTTTCTTTACTTGGTCCACCTCCAAGAAGGAAATTGTGGGCAACCAACATAAGATgtggagaaaatattttatagaaCATGCACAAAAAGATATGGGGGGCTTACCAAATATTTGAGACAGGCCATATTTGAATCCTTTGTAAATCCCTTTTATTTTTGTTCCCATTATTGTCAGTGCAAAACAACTCCAATAAACCTGCTCTCTTTCAAGATATGGAGCACAATGCAGAAGAAAAACCCACCAAATGTAAGAACTGTTCCTTTGCCTATGATAAAACCAAACGCATCGCGGGATCATAAACAATCATTCAGCATTTTCTCTAATctaaaatattgaaaaagtaaaaaGAAATGAATTTCACATCAAATTGCATAGGAGATTAGCTTTTGGAAATGGGCACAACATGTCTCCATAACTCCATCTTAAAGAAAGGCTAAATTTGCTCCCAAATAGATTACACCCCCCAACCCGCCCTGATTACATTCTCGCGTTATGAAAATTTCCACGAGAAGCAAATCCAAGTGTTACATATTCACAACCCAAAAGTAATATTCGTCTGTCGTCGTCATTATGTTAACAAACAAAAGAATCATCTTCCAACCTTAACAATCAAGAATTTGATgtacataaacataaaaaaagTTGCATAAAGACATGCAATATGATTGTTGTTTTCAGTTTACCCAATGAAAAATGAAACAGGATGAAACAAAACATGTACCTTATAATCAAGCAACAGAAATGACACAGGGAGAAAGGAGATTCAACAGGGAAGCTTCTTCTCCTCTCCTCCTGCTCACAATCCCCATAACTCTTCCAATACTGTAGACATACGCATGTCAAGATAAGCATGCATGCAGTTTCAGACCAAAattcaattttaataaaaagagcacacacacacacacacaaaggaTACTGGTATGAAATGAAAAGGCAAGAAAATGTGGGTTCTTGGGAATATCAGCGGCGTGATCCAACTGTGCTCGGCATTAAGAGGCCAGGATGTGGGCTGTTTGGAGGGAAGTAGAGGAGAGAGAAACAAGAAACCGATTAAGAATAAGAAGAGTGAGGGAGGGAGCACCACCAAATCTCCCTCAAAAGGGGTGGGGGCTGAATTGATGGAGATGGTGAGAGAAAAATTGCAGAAAAAATATTATCAGCAAAAGAAGAGAGAATGACACAAATATATCGGCCATAAAAATCAAATGATAGCAATAAATTATAGAATATCGTGTTAAAAGTTCAAGATTTACacgtaaaaataaattatttccgATTTATAAATTATGGTATCTTACAAAGAACATTACACCTACTAGATTACTCTTTTCTTACTTATAATGCTTAATTCTAAcatcattaaaaaataataataacaaaccccaaaaatattcttcgacatgGCATTTATAGAAATACAGCACACATGCCAGCTATGCTGTTTCATAGTTGGAAGCACGTATTCCTATTAATGCTGCGTTTGCTTCAAATGAAGACTAGAGCTTCTTTGTGCTCAAAATCCAATATTCTTAGCCACTCAAAGAATGAAGTAATTGGATACAAAGTTTTAAGATGAAGTTAAAATCGGATTCATGTGGTTTTAAAttccataaaaataaaatattcaatcCAATATAGATTGAAATGTAAATGTGCAGTCCAATTCATATAAGTCCTTTTTAATCATTCTTGATATTAACAAAAGCAGCGATGAATTAGCTGTGAAAGATGACTCGTGATCTCCCATCAAGATTTCTATATGCTTTATTAGTTTATCAATTACACAAATTAAGGTTGTCACAATTAATTAAACAAGGAGAAGGGGCCCAGATATTGTTTGACTGGACATTTAAAGATTTGGGTTTTCCTCAGGTGAATGGGAGAAATCTTTCGGTCTGGTTTTAGGCAATAATTTGTTAGTGGTCCAGTCCAATAAACATAAGAGTAATAAACACATAGTAGCCGAATTTGGTCCGATTTATTTCACGAGTACATGTATACGTGTCTCTCTGTGCGTACCCGAGTTTATCAGTTTAaatattgataaataattatgTTATTATCAAAATATGTTGGATAATAATTgatagataataataatttaattcgaTTCATTGAATATTAGCGATTAACGACGTATGTATCAACTTTTGTCTGTTGAACTTGAATTATATggaataatattattattataatgaaTAGATATATTTTAAGATGGTCTCACCATctttatttatgagacggatcaaccatgtcgatattcacattaaaaaataatatttttaacataaaaagtaataataatcTTTGATGAtcaaaataagagatatgtctcataaaatacgatcggtgagatcatctcacataaatttttgcctaTTATAAATAGGTATTGTCATATTGGTCATCCCATTCATTATATTACATTTTAGTGTAAAAATTATAAGTAGGGATAAATTAtaacccaaaataataaaataggtATATTTCATCGGTTAAAATCACTTTTCATTAATTAAAAGTCATTAGAATTTATAGTGTGATAAATGgaaaaaagaaaggaaaaatccGATGAATTAATTATGCAATGAAAATCGAAACCAAGAAAGATGGTGGCATCCAAGCAAAACGAACCGTcaccaatttttatttttattatttattaaaactgCATATCTACGCATCAATAATCTCATCAGATTCGAGAGAGGCCAGAACGAATTCAGGTTGAGCAGATTTGACTGAGGTTTGATTGCCATCCAATGCATTTGGCAGTCCCAATGCCCTTAATGCCAAGTGCGCTGCTTTCTGCCCCGATATCATCATCGCCCCGAATGTTGGACCCTACAGCAAATCAAGATTATGGTGATTTATTTCTATTCAAATTCTGTTCGTAAATCAGTATCAGAGTTATAATTAATGATCAATCAATGTACTTGTTTTTAATAATTTCAATTTAACATTAACTAAAAATGCTCGAAAGACTCCATTTTGGAGGAGAATTGGTTACCATTCTGGGAGATCCGTCGATTTCGGCGACTTCCATGCCGGTGACGATCATTCCGGGCACAATCTCTCTCGTGAGCCTGACGATGGCGTCTTCTGCCGCGTTCATGTCGAGGGCTTTCATTCCGGGCACGCTGTCGATCATTCCGATGCTCTTCAGCCGCTTCACTCCTGTGGCACCGAAGGGTCCGTCGTGGCCGCAGGAGCTCACCACCACTTTCGCCTCCATCACGTTCGGGTCCATGCACGACTGTGTGTCGTGGTTCATCGAAACCAGGGCCCAGTTGGTCACCACGCCGCCGACTCTGCCTCCCTTCACGATCAAATCCTCCGCCGCAACGGCGTTGAACAGCTTCACGTTGGGCTTGGCCAGCAGCTTGCTCATGATGGTGGAGGTGAAAAGAGCGGCGTGCTTGATCACCACATAGTCGTCCTGCTCATCGTATTCGATTTCGAGTTCGTCGAGAAACTTGTGCGCAGGCTTACGGACAACCATGGCAGAGAAGAGCTGTCCCCCTAGCCACGCACCGCCACCGGGGCTGACTGATTGCTCGATTATCGCGATGTTGATGTCGGAGTTTTTGCTGAGCTCGTAAGCGCATGAGAGACCGGCGGAGCCGGCACCGACGATGACCACGTCAGTGTCAGCGTAGGTTATCATATCCATCATGTACCGGCGAGTCATTTCACGGGAAACGATAGATTCTTTGATGGGTTGGAAGGTGAAGCTGTCGAGGTCGTATGGAACGGCGGACATGGTGATTGGTGAGTTTTGTGCGGCGGATTTAAATGGCTGAGCGACGCGTTGGGTGATTGGGGAGCCATAGAAGGTGGATTTGTTGTCGAATAGGGAGGATTTAGAGATGGAAGAGGTGATGGTTGTGGCCATGGCCGCCATTGATGAAATGAAATGGAGAGAGGATTGGCTGTATTTGAGTGAATAGTGTTGAGTTGTATCACAGTTGGGAggacaaatatatataaataaatagtaGAAAAAGCGAGAAAATATCTGAAGATCCTTCGAGTTGTTAATAAGATAGAATTTGAGCGATAGAGAATTGTTGGGACTACAATAATAATATATTCGAGATATGTTGGTATCattgttattatatataaatataatatgtaAAAATCAATGAAATATATTATAGATTTATATGTCAAATCAAATTAATCTTTATTGTATATCTTTTGTTTTGGCTATATCATTCGCGACCTCAAAAATAAGGAAAAAAACAATTAATGTAATAGATAGTGGGAAAAGTTTTTTTTGATAaagagacaaaaacttgtgtgagacggtctcacgtattTTATTTGTGAggcagatctcttatttggattatccacaaaaaatattacttttttatgctaagagtgttactttttattgtgaatatgagtagggttgatccgtctcacagattaagatccatgAGACGGTGAGACTGACTCTTGAAAAGATATTGTGTGTAACTGAAATCACAATTAAGGGTggaaaaaataccgaaataccgaaaaaccGTGCCCAAAAAAATACCGAACTTACCGAAAAAAATCGggataccgaaaatttcggtatggtatgataccgtaccgaaattttcggtatcggtatcggtatgaaatatttttttttcagtatttcggtatataccgaaaataattttttattattattttttaaaaaatttaagttcggtataccgaaaaaaaaaatgtcggtttttttcggtataccgacaaaATTTTCGGTGTCTGTACGGTATCGGTATGGGTTTTTttcataccgaaaattcggttATACCGAATTTTCGATATCGATATCGGTATGAAAAAATTTCATTCCGATATTTTCGGTACGATATACGGTACCATAgttcggtacggtataccgtaccgtACCCACCCCTAATCACAATCAACAAGAGAGCGAATCTGATTTGCAATGGTCTCACTAGTTAGATTGGTGACCGATGCATCtgatttatatttgaaataaaataatattttatgtttttcaaTCTTAATCCAGCTATACTATATAATGATTTTTCATgataaaaacaatataaaacgataattttgcagcaaaaaaatattgtttataaaaaacaataattttcacTTAAATCATTATGTATTATAAGCtatttttttaaacataaataattaaaaaataatatttttattgtgaaaaataatacattgtatataaaaattaatatttttaatatatcgaatttcttcaaaaaaaatcttataaaatttattcatGAGATAGTCGAGTTTTTAATCTTAATCAACTTGCGTCTTTTTGTTGCCTATTGGCTGCGGATGGATTAAATAGTTTCTCCATTCCAAATCCGTCAAAAACGGGTCAGTGAGAGAGTCGGTCCATGACCCATAATTTGGTGGATAAGTTGGAAAATTATGgattcaagtttttttttttgggtaggATGAGCGAACCTCTTTAGTGGTAGAAAAATTATTAATCCAACCTCCTGTTTGGCAAGGTGGGTTGGGTCTACTCGACATATCCAACTCTTTTTACTTGATTCTAATTAAATGCATTCAAATGAATtacaatataataaaaattgattAGTTTCGAAGAATTAATTTTTTGAAGACAATGGAGTTGTATTGTCCTAAAAGAAAGAAATTAAAGTAAAAGTTATTAACTGAATAGgttattattaattaaagataatatatatatatatatatatatatatatatatatatatatatatatatattttgtgaaTATGAATATAGAGagaattgacccgtctcacatattaagatccttaaaacagtctcacatgagacccactatATATAATAAACTTGGGTTTAATATGAACTTTAAGAAATTTTTACATTCGAATTTATCATGAtttgtaaattattttataaCAATCATTAGGTATGACAATGAATCGAGTATAAACTCGACCCTATATTAAATTTGTGGCCGGTTAGACGGATTTAGACCTGACTTAGTGGGCCTATACGCGGGTCCGAGACAAGTCTCGGTTTGGTCAAACCCACTTTGACCCACTTCGCTTCGCTCGTCGAAATATGcctatatatttaaaatataaaatatatatgtaaatatagtattgatgatataattatattttttcactaaataaataataacttatttatattttaatttataaaaattttggatgataattattttattttattaatatatgtttaatatgaaaatatatcattataattttttttggttaTCAATTAAATATAAGTCGATATATTTTAACATGTGATACATTTTTTGTCACgagtattattaatataaattggatatataaatttaataatttgttattttaaaattttttattgaataaatataaatttatatattttcagTGAGTCCGACTCAGATTGAACCAGCCGTTTTCTCGGGATGAGACGGAGCGAGTCTAAAGGAAACAAGACGGGCCTCAAATTTGGCCAAACCTGCCTTAACtcgaacccgaacccgaacccaGACCCGTTATCATCCCCATCAACCATATCTTTATTTCAACTATATTATTAAACTTTTATATAAAATAGATtcttgattaaaaaaatatgaaaacaaattattaaatttaaaataatgatatttgttagatatataattatttcaacctatataaatatacaaacCTGGAAAAgattaacaaataaaaataaaaatcaaattgaTAAAATTGAATGTTGTGTCGTTTTGCACAAATTTGTACTAGAACAATAATTAGTCATTCAGTTATCACAAAATTTGGTAACAAATAAAACTCATTATCCAGAGCTTCGAATTCACCTCTATCGTCCATCGGAACGCACTCGGAGGGTAGAAT from Primulina eburnea isolate SZY01 chromosome 6, ASM2296580v1, whole genome shotgun sequence encodes:
- the LOC140834789 gene encoding CRIB domain-containing protein RIC10-like isoform X2, which produces MGTKIKGIYKGFKYGLSQIFVVKEREIEIGYPTDVKHVAHIGWDGHSGSAPTWMNEFRTVPDFTATSIGNSGSALSPWSSQDYGESVRLQSGSDMLKDIPSAELPSIKKKQKRKKSKSSSSPKSSSSHSSGTSRAVKSKSKLVGECGTKPSNMEVA
- the LOC140834790 gene encoding thiamine thiazole synthase 2, chloroplastic-like — its product is MAAMATTITSSISKSSLFDNKSTFYGSPITQRVAQPFKSAAQNSPITMSAVPYDLDSFTFQPIKESIVSREMTRRYMMDMITYADTDVVIVGAGSAGLSCAYELSKNSDINIAIIEQSVSPGGGAWLGGQLFSAMVVRKPAHKFLDELEIEYDEQDDYVVIKHAALFTSTIMSKLLAKPNVKLFNAVAAEDLIVKGGRVGGVVTNWALVSMNHDTQSCMDPNVMEAKVVVSSCGHDGPFGATGVKRLKSIGMIDSVPGMKALDMNAAEDAIVRLTREIVPGMIVTGMEVAEIDGSPRMGPTFGAMMISGQKAAHLALRALGLPNALDGNQTSVKSAQPEFVLASLESDEIIDA
- the LOC140834789 gene encoding uncharacterized protein isoform X1; this encodes MLILTCVCLQYWKSYGDCEQEERRRSFPVESPFSLCHFCCLIIRQRNSSYIWWVFLLHCAPYLEREQVYWSCFALTIMGTKIKGIYKGFKYGLSQIFVVKEREIEIGYPTDVKHVAHIGWDGHSGSAPTWMNEFRTVPDFTATSIGNSGSALSPWSSQDYGESVRLQSGSDMLKDIPSAELPSIKKKQKRKKSKSSSSPKSSSSHSSGTSRAVKSKSKLVGECGTKPSNMEVA